From one Paeniglutamicibacter psychrophenolicus genomic stretch:
- a CDS encoding ABC-F family ATP-binding cassette domain-containing protein, with product MISVADLELRAGARLLMEGVSFRIDKGDKIGLVGRNGAGKTTMTRVLAGETAPAGGSVTSTGTIGYLPQDPRTPNMEQLARDRILSARGLDVIVGKLKKCQDDMASEDEAVAAKAMRQYDRIEAEFIAGGGYAAESEAAAISNNLALPERLLNQALSTLSGGQRRRVELARILYADAETLLLDEPTNHLDADSITWLRGFLANHQGGLLVISHDTSLLEATVNKVIHLDANRATMDVYNLGWKRYLQQRETDERARKRERANTEKKATTLLAQANKMKARASGASAAQSMLKRVDRLMGGLDDVRVADRVANLRFPDPAPCGKTPLMAEGLSKSYGSLEIFTDVSLAIDRGSKVVILGLNGAGKTTLLRMLAGVSNPDTGDLVPGHGLKIGYFAQEHDTLDVDRSVLENMRSAAPSHMGDAEVRGILGSFMFSGDDVSKPAGVLSGGEKTRLALATIVASSANVLLLDEPTNNLDPASRAEILGALSNFTGAVVMVSHDEGAVAALNPDRVVLLPDGDEDLWNDSYLELVTLA from the coding sequence GACGGCGCCCGCAGGCGGCTCGGTCACCTCCACCGGAACCATCGGCTACCTGCCGCAGGACCCGCGCACCCCCAACATGGAACAGCTGGCCCGCGACCGCATCCTGTCGGCCCGCGGCCTGGACGTCATCGTCGGCAAGCTCAAGAAGTGCCAGGACGACATGGCCTCCGAGGACGAAGCGGTGGCCGCGAAGGCCATGCGCCAGTACGACCGCATCGAGGCCGAGTTCATTGCCGGCGGCGGTTACGCCGCCGAGTCCGAGGCAGCGGCGATCTCCAACAACCTGGCCCTGCCCGAGCGCCTGCTCAACCAGGCGCTGTCCACCCTCTCCGGCGGCCAGCGCCGCCGCGTGGAGCTGGCCCGCATCCTGTATGCCGACGCCGAGACGCTGCTGCTCGATGAGCCCACCAACCACCTTGACGCCGACTCGATCACCTGGCTGCGCGGCTTTTTGGCCAACCACCAGGGCGGCCTGCTGGTCATCTCGCACGACACCTCGCTGCTCGAGGCCACCGTCAACAAGGTCATCCACCTGGACGCGAACCGCGCCACCATGGATGTCTACAACCTCGGCTGGAAGCGCTACCTGCAGCAGCGGGAGACCGACGAGCGGGCCCGCAAGCGCGAGCGCGCCAACACCGAGAAGAAGGCCACCACCCTGCTGGCCCAGGCCAACAAGATGAAGGCCCGTGCCTCGGGTGCCTCCGCGGCCCAGTCCATGCTCAAGCGCGTGGACCGGTTGATGGGCGGGCTGGACGATGTCCGCGTCGCCGACCGCGTCGCAAACCTGCGCTTCCCGGATCCGGCCCCCTGCGGCAAGACCCCGCTGATGGCCGAGGGCCTGTCCAAGTCCTACGGTTCGCTGGAGATCTTCACCGACGTCTCCCTGGCCATCGACCGGGGCTCCAAGGTCGTCATCCTGGGCCTGAACGGTGCCGGCAAGACCACCCTGCTGCGCATGCTCGCCGGGGTGTCCAACCCCGACACCGGCGACCTGGTCCCGGGCCACGGCCTGAAGATCGGCTACTTCGCCCAGGAGCACGACACCCTGGACGTCGACCGTTCGGTGCTGGAAAACATGCGCTCGGCCGCCCCGAGCCACATGGGGGATGCGGAGGTGCGCGGCATCCTGGGTTCCTTCATGTTCTCCGGCGACGACGTCTCCAAGCCGGCCGGCGTGCTCTCCGGCGGCGAGAAGACCCGCCTGGCCCTGGCCACGATCGTTGCATCCAGCGCGAACGTGCTGCTGCTCGATGAGCCCACCAACAACCTGGACCCGGCCTCGCGCGCAGAGATCCTCGGCGCGCTGTCCAACTTCACGGGCGCCGTGGTCATGGTCTCGCACGACGAGGGCGCGGTTGCCGCGTTGAACCCGGACCGCGTGGTGCTGCTGCCCGACGGCGACGAGGACCTGTGGAACGACTCCTACCTGGAGCTCGTCACCCTGGCCTAA